AGTTTTGGACCTGCTACATTCCCAAATAACTCAAGTTCTTCATTTACCAATTCTAGTGATCTTTTATCTAACACAAAGAACAGGGTATCGTCAGCATATTGTAGTACTTTAACCTCACAATTATATTCTGGTTTCAAAACAGGTATACCTCTTATGTattaattatttcttattttgttagaCATAAATTCTGCTGCGAGGACAAAAAGTAATGCTGAAAGTGGACAACCTTGTCTGATTCCCCTTTGTATTGAAAAGGACTCTGATATCCAGCCATTTACTAATACTGAGCTTCGAATATCTGTGTACAGTATTTTTATCCATGTCTGGAAATTCTttccaaaattcattttttccagACAAGAGGACACAAAATTGATATCTATTACATCAAAAGCTTTAAAAAAGTCTGCCATCATTATAGCACCATCTaagtattttcttttcataaattcaatgACATCAATTGTAAGACGTATATTGAAGGCAGACAGGCGatgttttatattatataaCCAGTTTGTTCTTCGTTAACGATCTGTCCAATAACTGATTGTAATCGTGCGGCCAAAACTGCGGCCATTATTTTATAATCGCAATTTAAAAGCGAGATTAGCCTCCAGTTTTCTAGATTTCTATGGTCTCCTTTCTTATAAATCATTGTAATAAGACCAGCTTTCTGACTTTCAGACATTTCTCCATTTGTGAAGCATTCATTAAGAGCGCTCAATAAAATATCTTTGATGTCGTCCCAAAAGGTTTGGTAAAACTCTATGGGAATACCATCCAGACCAagtgatttgtttttattcatagaaAAAGCAGCACGTTTGCATTCGGTACTTGTTAACAATCCTTCACATTTATTTCTTCCCTCATCACTCAGCTTTGGAACATGAACTGAGTTGATGTAATTATTTCTCTCAGTTTTATCAGATTTTCTATATAACAATGAATAAAACTTTACGACTTCCTGTAATATCTCTGTTTGTTTAGTACAAtatttatctttgtttacagATAGCaattgggtaatttttttctttctgaattATATTTCTCTAAACCTAAAAAATAACTTGTGCACTtttcacctttttctaaccACCTGACTCTTGCTCTAATAGCAGCACCTTTACACTCTCTTTCATATATTTGTTCCAATTTTTTGTATACAGATGTATTCTTTCTGTTCACTGAAATCAATGTCAACATCAATTTTTCTTTGGAGCGAATCTTTTTTCTAAAATAGTCTTTGTATCTTTCTTTTTGCAGGCCTTGCTTCTACAATACCTATGTGTGAATTCAAGTGCTTTAATCTTTATATTTTCCCACATATGCATAGGAGATAAATTTGTACTTTCTAAATATCATTAATTAATAATCTCATTTTTCTTgataacatttttcttttaacacCTCTGTATTCATTTTCCAACATCCTCttccttttaaaatatttgatgttgccaatttgagagaAATAGCATTATGGTCTGCTTTAAAGCAGGGTCTTATATCAGTTGATGTGACCTTTGCTTGCAGGCTTTCACTTATTAACCAATAATCAAGTCTTGATGCAACTCTCAAAAACAAATTTCTCCACGTAAATTGTTTCGTATTTAAATGGGTCTTTCTCCAAATATCTATCAATCTTCTTTGTTTACAGAGTTGAATTAGTTTGttttatatgcacaactcagtgatatacaAATGAGAGAGGCGGTGACGTacctcattatttcttttgttttttattgtttgaattgtagaatatttcaatttttacaaatttgacaataaggaccaacttgactgaacaacAAAGGgaaaacaatgttaattccacatattcagggaggaataaatctttgttccacatgaaaatgattacattaaattatttcatatttgattacatgaaatttcatatttgattaaatgattacatgaaaatgattacattaaattatttcatatttcatataatgaaatacaaaagaaatggtgagtgagtaATGTCATCAATCTCTTTATTTGCATATTGACAACacccaaaaaatgaaatgtttacatcaaaaagttttttttttaagagtgacAACCTTCCAAATGTAATATCATATCTTGTATAAAGATTTGTACCACAATTTAAGTGTTGGGTCGAACCAATTAAAAtggtaaatgcaacatttcGAAAATATTGTCACTCCTCCAACTTTTCaattgttgatttaacatttcattttttagagtgaagGATGttcatttaactgttttgtgaaattaagcgaaactctaaaatgtcatatttttttcttattttacatcctattttttggggtggacttgtcctttaacttttaTGCAAGAGGGCATAGGAgaatgtttcatcaacatttatcgTCTTACAAGTTGTCACATCCGAtatctttccttcattttgattggcCGAGATGCTTAGTTCCTATGGTAACAAGTCCTTTTATGAAACGTTCCCCATGTGAcgcaaaataatataaatccaCTCACATGCAATATCACCCTGGTCACAAGATAACCACCTCAATTTAATGCTACTACAAACATTGAAGAAAACAAAGAGTTGATGAATATAatatttacactgtaaaaaatattgggtaaaattttttaccaccacgagggtaattatgtgtccaaccaattttgcgCAGTATTTTACACAATGCGAGAAGCATTTtatccagtaaggttaaaaataagCAGTAATTACTTAAGAATGGGCAaatttttcatcacactggataaataaaaatgcccaaaagaaatacCCGAAGTTGGTTGGGCACATAATTACCCcaatggagcatttttacccaatattttagAAGAGAAGGAGAAACATGAACACTAAAATATATTACACATTTTCGTATTCCGCATTATTCATTAACATAATATTTGATACTGAAgcattataatatattttaaatgtataatacagtctaaaaagatgaaaataaaatgattagaaAGGTTTATACTTATAGCAACAGTAGCGAAGATTATCAAAAGTTACTTATAagtttgagcattttttttctatacttgTACTgcatatattttacattttattcttaCTCATATTATTACGACCAAAATATTAGAAGAAACTATAAAGTAGCCAATTAGGTAtattcattaaaacaaaattataaactattttattgatttcacaAGCTATACAACATACATCAGTAATTACACACTAAACACCGATTTCCAACTACATCATAAAGTACAGTAACGCTAAAACAATAAATGTTATGACTATCATGTTCAAACTGATCAAATTAATACAGGAGATAATGACGATTCTAGCATTCACCATTAATTGCGTGTTTTTATCTAATATGGATCATTTGATACAGTTTTTGTGGATGATTGTTTTTCTCAGTATTGTTGTTTCGGTTTTTATTACAATGGATCttcctcatttcattttttcctataAATCACTTCAATCTTTTATTGATCAAAAGGGAAACAAAACAATGAGCCCAGATCACGAGTTCTGAACGAACATGATACAGgacaataaaaatgaagaaaatactaAAAACATGCATAACACAAGAGATATGCACATATTAAAAACTTGTTACTTTGATTTGTATATGCTATGTAAAGTATGTAAccacaagaatatttattaggaggctgcactctacaagctccgctttttagcatcctcctccatttccaacatgatatgtaataatcttgaatataatttttgtacagggatacttgaaatatgtttttttatttgtatgtcaaaatgtaaaacaaactgtaattgttgaaaatgttaaataaacgaaatgaagtGAAATAAAAGAGACAATTAATTTTAGCATATTCAGTATAAACTGGTAAATCGGTTTATATCTATAATATATTTACCATTGACATGATTGAGGAGACTTTGCAAGGGTCATTAAAATCATTCTACAAGAATTGTGATTATCGGGTTTTCTGTTCTTATAAAAACTTTAAAGAAATCACACATTGGTTAGTTTTCCAATATCATGTAAACTTTTGATAAAGATATAGTCACTAAATTATGACTTTGGATTTGTTTAACAGGCTTTGTAAATCAGAGGTTTAAAACCATCAGTTTCTCGTGTGAACATGTTTCATGAAAGCAGATTTTGCAGTATTGACATTAATATGCAAGTGATGCTCACGTGAGACgattcattcactatttcttacATACAGTCATTCTGAAGCTAGACATCATGGCACGGTATCGAGCACGAACTCGTCTATTCATGAAGGAATAAATGATTGGATCGAGGAGGGAGTTGATGTAAGCGAGCCACATAGTGAACACACCAAATGAATGAGCCACATTGATATCGATGGAACATGAATGTACGATGGAATATGGTGTCCAGCATATCACCGTAGTCATCACCAATAGTATGCCTGTAGTGGATAGaaataataacaaagttataatAGACTTTCATCTTGAgttgccaaaaaaaaagagggttaGAACCTCCTATTAGTTCCAGTATGTTATTAGCCATGGGAGCATGGTTTTTACTTGCACTTCAcgtttttaattgaaaatagaaaCTCACTATAGTCATCTGCACCATCTATCACATCATATCGCATCTCAGTTTAGTTCGCTTAGGTTGTAGCAGGGACGTGGGAGggcaaaaatatcaaatttgattcTACTAGACTTGTtcatattggaaaaaaaatggtgtCACCGGATGACCAAAGTCAGATAAAATTTTACGAGAAAATAAGAAACCAAAGAAGGCAGCAAAATCCCAAGAATGTTGCTAAGGCGAACGAGAGATGGTTCTCGGTATTTggatagaaagaaaaatcactCGTTTGCTCCGTTCGTTCCAAAAAGTATACGCACATAATTTCGTACAATATAAATCTCTCAACAACGGGTTTGATACCTACACTTTGCAGCAAACTGTGCAGATATTCTCACACTGGTACAAAACATTATTCATCTACGTGATCTATAATGGTTTATCCTGGACACCCCCTCCCACTCTATTTCATTGTGATCATGGGGGTGATCTCTAGACTAAAGAGCATACTGAGATGATGATGGGAAGGAAATAGATACCCGTCAGAGCGATTCTTTTGTCAGTCGTGAGTTTCTTCTGCAATGCCCTCTTCCTTTTCTTGTTCATCTTCTTCTCCGGATGAGCAGTCGCTTCCTTGATACCACTATCCACATGCTGGTCAAGGTTGGAAGATGATGATTCTTCTGCTGTAGTCTCAGAAACATTTCCGTACCGACCAGGAAGATCTTCCAAACTCAAGCCCGAGTTGGTTGTCGGATTGGATGCGTGAAGGCTGTCATCATCGACTTTCTCGCTGTCGCTTGCAATAACGTCTGCAGGAGCGTCGTCTGGTTTTCGACCGTTGGCGTGAGATCGTAGGACCTGCTGCTGACGCCTCAAGGTCCAGAAGACACCAATGTAGCAGAAGACCATGGCGGGAATAGTGATGCCGAACAGGATGACGAAGCAGATGAAGTAATAGAGGCATACTTGCCAGATTGGGGAGCAGTGATGGGTGAAAGGGTGATATTTGTAATCAGAGATTAACTCAAAGGAAGGCGGGATGATGTTGAACACGGAAAATGCCCAACAgagaatgatgaagatgatgatacgAGTCTTTGTTGGAGGAAAGCGACTGGACCAAATGACGGTCAGATAGCGGTCTACAGATATGGCCACAATGGTGGCAAAGTTTCCGAAGGAAAAAGCTGTTCCACCAATACCGTTGATCTGTGAAGATAAACAAATAGTAGTTTGAGGTGTTTTTAACTTATCCTGGGAATTGTGCAAATGCTGTAGCCTATATCGCAATGACTTGGGATTTGTTATAAGTATAATctaaattaattatttaatgcgaagtaaaattgattttttattattcgaATTAAATTGATGGTCGAGTTGAGTCATTTTCAAACAGCTTGAAGCACAACATCAGAAAGACAAGGAACTATtgtcattaataaaaaataatgataaagattattatttgttaggcgcataataaataaaacaccTCTCTGTGCGCTCTATAGAGTAagacacacacccacccatatatatatatatatatatatatataaactaaaaaaagtttgaaaatctgactttgatcgataatccctcatcggttttagtaaatatcaatgtgtaattaatataaatgaatatatcatttaattctctttaaaattataccctacatgatatgataatggttcacatggaggtgcagtgccttgaaacgtggggcaaggtcaaaattcaaatgttgCAAAATAACACAATATAGAAAGTCACTAATCTTTTTTccatggtgatgagtgagtttctcagtgGTTTCtgttgactttgatcgataatccctccttggttttagtaaatatcaatgtgtaatcaatatcaataaatagatcatttaatcctctttaaaatgataccctacatgatatgattatggttcacatggaggtgcagtgccttaaAATGTgaggcaaggtcaaaattcaatgGTTGCAAAacgacacaatattgaaagtcactgttcttttttccgtggtgatgaatgagtttctcagcggtttattttgttttcatggaATCAAAACACCTCTGCCTAAGCaaatacataacaaacaagcatgcatgggtatttcaaaccatgttatctcacagaaccatcactacataaacaacaacaaaacgttaaaaaatgaagaagcaggggcttgatttgaatggattttcatctctattgacaccgacaaaagaatcatgttctgtattgacccttcgtgatgatttctgctcgttttgcagcttttcaattcagacctcatccaacacttttgaatcctgctcttttcgtgatggcatgatcataacaagcatggtatcattttaaagagaagtaaatgatcttttgaacgatgtcaaatatgcattgtgtaaaattgggagttgggagaaattaatggccaaactcagatttccgaactttttttgaggggtttatacagtgcgtcccagaaaaaacgaaaccgagatttagcgatgatttatcataacttaatcacaaatacaatagacaaatgacctaccaatgtaaagcttagaatcccctctttcatctgatattacttagattattcctcattcacgcatgagtgagcaaaaacaatttgaagaaaggataccaaaaactcatttggcggggggtatctgaattttaaaaagaaaatcacatgcctaaaaagttcaatatctgctctttaatttgataccttaatcacaaaaaatggtcaagaagtaaaaaagttatgttctctcgaaacaatgcttgtatttccataatttcattaaataaacgtgttttcaccggtttcccacagaagctatcgcatggttaacaaaagacttcatgcatggctgatccTCAACAAAaaggagtgtcgagtgagtttgaacgctagcctgtaaaacctcttcattttatgaaattattgaaattcaagccttatttcaaataaccagaactttgttatttttttaccattttctgtaattgaggtatcaaattaaagagcagatattgaactttttagaaatgtggttttctttttgaaacccagatacagcccgccaaatgactttttggtatcccctcttcaaattgtttttgctcacttatGCGTGAATgtgaaataatctaagtaatttcagatgaaagaggagattctatgctttacaatggtaggtcatttgtctattgtatttgtgataaaATTATGATAAGTCATCGATAAatttcggtttcgttttttctgggacgcactgtatatatacagagtgagtcagaaaaaatgtcccacttttgtaaagttgaattgtttaaaatatgaatatataatcattcgtttcatgatatgtcttgatAGAGGTATCCTCCCAGTACATTCAGGTACCTATTTCATTTGATCCCCTGCACGCATGACTGAACAGCGGACAATCTTTTTTTTGCTAGAAATTCTCTCTGAATCccacattttctttaaaaaatacttaatttaaAAAGTGTAAATTTTTTACGGACTCGCactgtatatacagtgcgtcccaacaaaaactatacacttttgaaatggctgccaaataaaaaaatatttcactttttgagaaAACACTTACATACatggaagccaataaagtcaactttcaaatgacaacaaaaagttggaaaactattcatgcatGAGCGatcactgcccactgaaacaaagggtatgaaaattaggctgggccggaattagccttccaatttctgtcAGTTTTTGATAGGAAAATCCTTTGAAACTTGCTAAGTTAagggtgttgtgataaattaatgatcaaccgcgACTAATTTTGGTTGtttaagcaaatttcataaattattaaattgaactttaaggCATga
Above is a window of Lytechinus pictus isolate F3 Inbred chromosome 15, Lp3.0, whole genome shotgun sequence DNA encoding:
- the LOC129277556 gene encoding 5-hydroxytryptamine receptor 1-like; this translates as MMSSMNSSTTPYSGLQIDHQPTSLVAIVEGLTMIIIFLGSLIVNLVALVTILRDKILRRNVHNWLIINLIINDLGITITSMSFSIISVFDNGYFLIHSEVMCLINGIGGTAFSFGNFATIVAISVDRYLTVIWSSRFPPTKTRIIIFIILCWAFSVFNIIPPSFELISDYKYHPFTHHCSPIWQVCLYYFICFVILFGITIPAMVFCYIGVFWTLRRQQQVLRSHANGRKPDDAPADVIASDSEKVDDDSLHASNPTTNSGLSLEDLPGRYGNVSETTAEESSSSNLDQHVDSGIKEATAHPEKKMNKKRKRALQKKLTTDKRIALTGILLVMTTVICWTPYSIVHSCSIDINVAHSFGVFTMWLAYINSLLDPIIYSFMNRRVRARYRAMMSSFRMTVCKK